Proteins from a single region of Trichoderma asperellum chromosome 3, complete sequence:
- a CDS encoding uncharacterized protein (MEROPS:MER0001321~EggNog:ENOG41~TransMembrane:1 (o30-51i)) produces the protein MPSSNALFSSALSSKASLDLKQEESNSSPIVAIMKYSTVLLAAAGLAAAAPSNISPRFGRRNGAHSLPNQRNTKYPQYSSNWAGAVQIGKGFNKVTGTITVPRASGGANAAASAWVGIDGDTCQTAILQTGVSFYGDGSFDAWYEWIPDYSYSFSGFNLKVGDVIRMTVDATSKTKGVATLENLTTGKSVSHTFTNTPSTLCETNAEWIVEDFEEGSSLVPFANFGSVTFSNATASGSSGTITPSGSTIIDIESSSGKVLTDCSASSSGVTCNYTG, from the coding sequence ATGCCATCGTCAAATGCTCTTTTCTCGTCAGCACTCAGCTCCAAAGCCAGTCTTGATCTCAAACAAGAAGAGTCTAACAGCTCTCCaatcgtcgccatcatgaAGTACTCCACCGttctcctcgccgccgctggcctcgccgccgctgccccCTCAAACATTTCCCCCAGGTTTGGTCGCCGCAACGGCGCCCACTCTCTTCCCAACCAGAGGAACACCAAGTACCCCCAGTACTCCTCCAACTGGGCTGGCGCTGTCCAGATCGGCAAGGGCTTCAACAAGGTCACCGGCACAATCACAGTCCCCCGTGCTTCGGGTGGTGCCAATGCTGCCGCCTCGGCCTGGGTGGGAATTGACGGAGATACATGCCAAACCGCCATCCTCCAGACTGGTGTCTCTTTCTACGGTGATGGCAGCTTCGATGCCTGGTATGAGTGGATTCCCGACTACTCGTACAGCTTCTCCGGCTTCAACCTCAAGGTCGGCGACGTGATCCGCATGACCGTCGATGCCACGTCCAAGACCAAGGGCGTTGCCACTCTTGAGAACCTCACCACCGGAAAGTCTGTTTCCCACACCTTCACCAACACTCCCTCGACCCTTTGCGAGACCAACGCCGAGTGGATCGTCGAGGACTTTGAGGAGGGCAGCAGCCTCGTCCCCTTTGCCAACTTTGGCTCCGTCACCTTCTCCAACGCCACTGCTTCTGGCTCCTCTGGCACCATCACCCCCAGCGGCTCCACCATCATTGATATCGAGAGCTCTTCGGGCAAGGTCCTGACTGACTGctccgccagcagcagcggtgtCACCTGCAACTACACCGGTTAA
- a CDS encoding uncharacterized protein (SECRETED:SignalP(1-27)~CAZy:GH125): MPLHLSPQSVLGAALGILAAFPAGASASWKNFQPQRRTASSCPDYSSYSEQPHGPYSSGPLKLPYMRPSEECRTFNSPAVEKVISDLKSQLKDPDVARLFENTFPSTLDTTVKYFDPSLNLAFIITGDITAQWLRDTGNQFAHLYKLLPYDKNLQALVKAVINTEARYISQYPYCGSFQPPPESGLAPSVNDWATNVVVNPPVNNQTVFECKYELDSLAGFLKITRSYYANTKDSSFINDNWNAAMSQIVRVLYEQSQSSWSSDFEWVSYYNWTGTAGALSPMVPNSGNGEPKQANGLVASSHRPSDDLCVFNFITSDNAMMSVELANVANMLSTIGVQKSLIAQLRQYSNTIKQAVWAHTRTTNGIFAYETNGIGAQYIMDDANVPSLVSLPYLGFLERSDPTYQKTKAAMFSRANPYYAAGKSFNGIGGPHVNATYPWPMSQISGIFGTDDDNEIKQRLATILENTSGLGLIHESVNIYNTSVYTRPWFAWANSYFAEMILDLAERKPHLVLKSGKPYKIGQ; the protein is encoded by the exons ATGCCGCTCCACCTGTCTCCTCAGAGCGTGCTCGGCGCCGCGCTCGGCATTCTGGCTGCATTCCCAGCTGGCGCATCTGCTAGCTGGAAGAACTTTCAGCCTCAGCGCCGCACAGCATCGTCGTGTCCTGATTACAGCTCTTATTCGGAGCAACCGCATGGCCCATATTCGTCAGGGCCGCTGAAGCTGCCGTACATGCGGCCGAGCGAGGAATGCAGGACGTTTAACAGCCCAGCAGTCGAG AAAGTCATCAGTGATTTGAAATCTCAACTCAAAGATCCAGACGTTGCTCGGCTTTTCGAAAATACCTTTCCATCAACTCTGGATACGACGGTCAAGTACTTCGATCCCTCGCTAAACCTGGCATTCATCATCACCGGT GATATCAC TGCACAATGGCTGCGCGATACCGGCAATCAGTTTGCTCATCTGTATAAACTCTTGCCGTATGACAAGAATCTTCAAGCCCTTGTCAAAGCCGTAATTAATACAGAGGCGCGATACATCTCACAGTATCCCTACTGCG GTTCGTTCCAGCCACCACCCGAGAGTGGCTTGGCTCCATCTGTCAAT GATTGGGCAACAAATGTTGTTGTAAATCC GCCTGTTAACAACCAGACCGTGTTTGAGTGCAAG TATGAGCTTGACTCTCTCGCTGGATTTCTCAAGATCACGCGCTCATATTATGCCAACACCAAGGATTCGTCCTTCATCAATGATAATT GGAATGCTGCGATGAGCCAGATTGTCAGAGTCCTTTATGAACAGTCACAAAGCAGCTGGTCAAGCGACTTTGAATGGGTCAGCTATTATAACTGGACTGGTACAGCCGGGGCACTTTCTCCCATGGTACCCAACAGTGGCAATGGCGAACCGAAGCAGGCAAATGGCCTGGTTGCGTCAAGTCACCGGCCTTCTGATGATCTCTGCGTGTTCA ACTTCATCACTTCTGACAACGCAATGATGTCTGTTGAGCTTGCCAACGTTGCTAATATGCTCAGCACAATTGGTGTCCAGAAAAGCCTCATTGCACAGTTACGCCAGTACTCCAACACGATTAAACAGGCTGTATGGGCACATACGCGTACCACCAATGGTATCTTTGCGTACGAAACAAACGGCATTGGTGCTCAATACATCATGGATGATGCCAATGTCCCAAGCCTTGTGTCGTTGCCGTACTTGGGATTTTTGGAGAGGAGCGACCCGACATATCAAAAGACTAAAGCAGCCATGTTTTCGAGGGCGAACCCGTATTATGCGGCAGGGAAATCATTCAATGGTATCGG TGGCCCTCACGTCAATGCCACTTATCCTTGGCCCATGAGCCAAATCTCGGGCATATTTGGCACCGACGACGATAACGAGATCAAGCAGCGACTCGCAACCATCTTGGAGAATACTAGCGGTTTAGGACTGATTCACGAGAGCGTCAACATTTACAACACGAGCGTATATACTCGTCCGTGGTTCGCGTGGGCAAATAGCTACTTTGCGGAGATGATCCTGGACCTGGCGGAGCGTAAGCCACATCTAGTTTTGAAGTCGGGGAAGCCGTACAAGATTGGGCAGTAA